GATGTGGAGGACTCTGCTGGTGGCTGCACACACTTCCATTACCAGATGTTGGCAGGTTTTGAGTGGGCCTATGGGACAGCTGCCTTGGACTCATAAAGCAAGCCTGGCCCATGGGTAGCGGCTCCTTTTGCTCCATGTTAATCACGGCCCTGCACATGTAACTCTTTTGCAAGCACTGCAGTTACCTACCATGATTCTATTGATCATTTACTGGCAGCTGAAGGGAAGCAGTATAAGGCATTCCGTGCAGATAATTAGTGTTATCAACTACTTTGTTCCCTAGAGCAGTTAAAACATTTATGGAAGAGGGAAGAGGAAAAAGAGAACTAAACCAGAACTTTTTATGGTTGGTCACGCTCTTAGAATGATATTTTCACTtttgattttgccaaaaaaaaagcaatcaatAATTGGTAAATGAAACTAATTTATGAGGAATTGGGAGATTAAAGAATGTTTGCGATCAGTTCAGTTTGTTGGCTTGAGATCAACGATATGCCACTTTGTACTTAGCTCATGCTCACAAGTTAAattgagtaaaaaaataaataaatccgtCTTCCTTGTAAATGTTTTACTGAATTTTATTAATAGCTATCGATCCATCACAAAGTTACAAGTCTCAGTTAAGCCCTGTTGCGTATTACCCGTTAGGCCTAGGGTAACTAGGGTACCTCCCAACCATCCCGTTTTCATGCGACATTGGAGAAAGTGGCTTTGTGAAGAGGTGAggttccctcaagattgtaagcttgcgagcagggctcttgCCACCTAATGaatgtttgtcttagtctgtcgattcttgtcttgtcataccccttgaatatatgtattgtattaagcgctgcgtaaattgttggcgctatataaataaaagataataataactatgTGTAGGGTCGGGCTATCTGCATGCAGGGATGGGGCAAGGCAGCTGATCTTTAATGGGTAGACAGCGTGAAGAAAGTGAGCTGGGAGTAGACCTCTTCCATGCCCGGGGAAAGAAGAATGTgaagacccggagaagcagagctttacccagagactctgggtcaaccCAAGGTTCCCAGGCACGGACAATTCCTTTTATGCTGATATGAGATCACGTTCCAGTACACAAAAGAGCCTCTACTTAATTCACAGTACCTTTTTCCAGATTGTCTTTTTCAATATCCCATGACTATGCTAACTAATGTGACACGCTCAACCTTCATGTAGTTGTGTTACCGCTaatcttctctttcttctgcaGCTTTCATAAATTCCAAAATTCAGTGCTGCACTGAATATAGTGACCGGATtcctaaaaaagttttacagagagtgaaatcatataaaattcAGCAAGCCAATGGAATATGCAATCTGAGAGCTGTTGTGTAAGTACTGGCGGGGGCATTCTAATCTTTGCTTCACTCAATCACTAATCCTTCACTTATTTCTTTGGttactaaaataaagaaaaaaaaatactagataAGCCAACTAACTCTTACTTCCATCATATTCTGAATTCCTGTTAAGACCTGGTAAGTTTTACACAttaattatataccgtattggctcggatataggccgcccccgtatataggccgcaccctaaaagtttggtgcttttttaaagaaaaagtttttttctttaaaaaagcaccaaaaaaaacatgctgccactctgccccccccgagatatgctgccactgtcctccctccccgagatatgctaccactgtcctcctccccccccgagatatgctgccactgtcctccctccccgagatatgctaccactgtcctcctcctccccccccgatatgctgccactgtcctcctctgccccccctcctcgacttactggagcagactcccgggtgtcttgcggggccggcgggggacatctacgcaatacgcgtatgcaacttccggtgccggtaccggaagttgcatacacgtattgcgtagatgtctcccgccggccccgcaagacacccgggagtctgctccggtaagtcgggggtgggcagaggtaaaacgcatcgtgcggacggtccgcacgatgcgcttagacaacctcccgtcccccccgtgggaagtgccggcaggggaggctgtctgagcgtatcggggagtaggatgcaggtcccctgcaccgctgcgggggatctgtatcctaaccccgctgcctgcccggcgcccgggactgcatgtcccgggcgtcgggcgctagaccccgaatataggccgcacccccactttaaagacttaaagtgggggaaaaaagtgcggcctatattccagccaatacggtaatatacaccgatcaaccataacattatggcctctgacaggtgaagtgaatggCACTGGGGGTAGACATTTACCCGCACATCTTAGGCctttaatgcttttattgttttgggttgtaaatgaacatatttttattcatctttgtaaatgtcttcttttttttttttggacaggtTATATACAAGACACAAGACTTTATGTATGAATCCCAAGAATAAGCATGTTATGAGatggataaaaaagaaaaacaaagatcaATGTCAGAAGACATCTACTTGtgttggaaaaaagaaaacaaaaaggccgaaaaaaaagcaaaagaatcccaaaacataaacaaaaaataaatgcataaatgaAATGTACTACAACACTGGCTATTGTAGCCTCTACTAGATTTtactaaagggacagtttaatggcGCTGGCAGCCCCTCCAAAGAAGAATGGATATTTTCCTCTgagtaatatgcattcttcttaaaaaaaaaaaatacatgtagttACCCGAAGTAGAATCTGCAGTGCAGCCAGTCAATAGCAAGAAAATGTGCCGTTTGAAATTAACGGCAGTGCTTTCTACACATGTGCACAGGGGTCTGAACACAACCCTGCCCGCAGTGTTCACCCAGCCAGTGCagtggtaagtatatcacatgcatgttttcCGGGGAACACGTCTCCCGTATGGAATATAGTTGGGGAGCAAGGGAAGGAGCGAATGCAAATGGCATGTTTCTGCCGAATACCTCTATGACACCACGGAAAACTTAAatggaccacacagctatcatattaTATGCAGAGCAAGAAAGACCGACATGACCTGATCCCTTAAGAACCAGTAGGCTAGATGATCTTCAGATTCCTCTTGaagttatatataaaagtgagtacatttttgtaaatattttattatatctttttatgtaacaacactgaagaaatgactcgctgctacaatgtaaagtagtggtAAACTACacgcccaagagggttaaggcagtgctggaaaataatggtggccacaaaaaagaaattgacactttgggcccaatttggacatttccacttagggggtatactcacttttgttgccaaggtttagacatcaaTGGCTgttgtgttgagttattttgaaggGAAAACCAAATTTACGCTGTTAttcaggctgtacactcactactttacattgtagcagcgagtcatttcttcagtgttgtcacgtgAAAAGAtagaataacatatttacaaaaatgtgaggggtgtactcatttttgtgagattatatatatatatatatatatatatatataatctcacaaaaatgagtacacctcataagtcgggggggggaggtgttatatacaaaatagggggtataaggcttttctggagcctatccctattaactattctaacccctccctccgctccacccccaggtacatttatatgccccagctctctatctatactatcttccccttctatattgtagtttccctccccccctttccctagtttaaacactcctccacccttctggccatcttctccccgagtacagctgcaccctccccattgaggtgcagcccgtccctaccgtagagcctgtatccgacagagaagtcggcccagttctccatgaacccaaacccctccttcctacaccagcttctgagccacttgtttagctccctaatctcccgctgcctctctggtgtggcacgtggtacaggtaatatttcagaaaatactaccttggaggtccttgccttgagcttgctacctaagtccctgaaatcatttttaaggacactccgcctacctcttactttgtcattggtgccaatgtgcaccatgacagctgggtcttctccagcccctcccagtaatctgtcaacccgatccgcgatgtgccgaactcgagcgccaggcagacaacacactgttcggcgatcccggtctttgtgacagattgccctgtctgtccccctaataatagagtcccctactaccagcacctgtctggcctgccctgtgctcgtccttccctccttactggagcagacaccgctctggaggtcagaggcagtgacttgctgcagtattgctaactctgaactaacatccccctcatctgccaaccgggcaaacttgttggggtgtgctagatcaggactagcctccctggcgcttttccccctaccccgccttctaactgtaacccagctagctgcctgactgtcctgtacctccatcccgctatcctcccccacctctacccgcgagagagcttgctcagtgagcagcagactcctctccaagttgtcaatagatctcagtgttgccagttgctcctctagatAAATAATGGTATTGCATAATGATTTAGGCAAACACTCACTTTATTCCAATCCCATAAGCAAATGATGAGGAAGTACAGCTTAAAATAAATTTCACTGGAGTTTGCTTTTTTGAAAAACGTCCAGGTTGGGGCAAAGCCAAAATGAATAGGGTAAGTAATAAAGAaagatacatattaaaaaaataaatatgtgcgTAGGTGACGTAAGGTGGGGTAGGGAACATGCCGTAGAAAGACAACAACACACTACTGCcattgttttaaacatttaaaatggccAAAACGAATACGTTTGGTTTTGGGCGGTGTAATTTACACCTTGGCTAGGAGTGGGGCTCTTCAAAAACTTTTTaagtgtccctgtctcctttcccacaggtctgcttcttctcttgcctatTTTACTtccgtcttctttcttcatccgcttctccccAGTATCAGCTCTGTTGACCAGGCCTCTTGGAGTTCATTTACAAAAGGGTAGAGCCACAGTGCGCACCATATGGACATCCTCTCACTCCCGTTCCTCCAGTCGATGGATGCACCACCCCTTTGAGGAAGCACTTCATGAGGCCTGGTAAATGGACTGGATGTCATGAAGAAGTggatgaagacagaagaagaggcaagagaagaaacagagcTCTGTGAAAGGGTACGTGACACGAAAGCGGTTGGGGTTAGGGaggcatgagagagtgagagtaaaagtgagtgagagtgtagtTTTTTTCGCCGTTTAAAGTGCTAggttgctgggggggggggacaaaaatATAGGATCTGTCCCAGGTGCCAAATGCtctaaaacagaaaacattctgaatttataaaaaaaaaaaaaaaaataacatcgggggaggaaagggggattGTCGTCCCTAAACATTTACTATCAAAAT
The DNA window shown above is from Spea bombifrons isolate aSpeBom1 chromosome 1, aSpeBom1.2.pri, whole genome shotgun sequence and carries:
- the CCL28 gene encoding C-C motif chemokine 28, whose product is MDLRLVNLLVLAAFFCYLQLSEAFINSKIQCCTEYSDRIPKKVLQRVKSYKIQQANGICNLRAVVLYTRHKTLCMNPKNKHVMRWIKKKNKDQCQKTSTCVGKKKTKRPKKKQKNPKT